One Cystobacter fuscus DSM 2262 DNA segment encodes these proteins:
- the lon gene encoding endopeptidase La, with the protein MFFGRDDKKDAQKRGSTIPLLPLRDIIVFPHMVVPLFVGREKSIAALKDAMAHKGPDDKAVILLAAQKKAKTNDPTAEDIFHFGTIGHVIQLLPLPDGTVKVLVEGVRRAKVKRFQPNDAFFMVEVEDVEEVSEKSVELEALVRSVHSVFEAFVKLNKRIPPEMLMQVASIDDPARLADTIVAHLSLKLNDKQALLETESPAKRLEKLYELMQGEIEILQVEKKIRTRVKKQMEKTQKEYYLNEQMQAIQKELGERDEFKNEIQEIEEKLKNKRMSKEATLKVKKELKKLRMMSPMSAEATVVRNYIDWIISLPWYEETQDRLDVVEAERVLNEDHYGLKRPKERILEYLAVQQLVKKLKGPVLCFVGPPGVGKTSLARSIARATGRKFVRLSLGGVRDEAEIRGHRRTYIGAMPGKLIQSLKKAGSNNPVFLLDEIDKMSTDFRGDPSAALLEVLDPEQNHNFNDHYLDLDYDLSKVMFICTANTMHNIPGPLQDRMEVIRIAGYTEPEKLNIARRYLLPKEQEANGVADLKIEFKAEALRTIIHRYTRESGVRSLEREVGGVYRKIARDVLKNGKRDITVDRKLVMKYLGTPRFRYGMAEREDQVGIVTGLAWTELGGEILTTEATVMPGKGKLIITGKLGEVMQESAQAAMSYVRTRADKFGIDRKMFENYDIHVHLPEGAIPKDGPSAGVTMCTALVSALTKVQVRRDVAMTGEITLRGRVLPIGGLKEKTLAAHRAGIKTVLIPKANKKDLKDIPKKIRAQLRIVPVEFVDDVLREALVLEKPEEFGRKTETPKVTVEPSAAV; encoded by the coding sequence ATGTTCTTCGGACGAGACGACAAGAAGGATGCCCAGAAGCGCGGCAGCACGATTCCGCTCCTCCCGCTGCGGGACATCATCGTCTTCCCGCACATGGTGGTGCCGCTGTTCGTCGGCCGCGAGAAGTCCATCGCGGCGCTGAAGGACGCGATGGCCCACAAGGGGCCCGATGACAAGGCCGTCATCCTGCTCGCCGCCCAGAAGAAGGCGAAGACGAACGACCCCACCGCTGAGGACATCTTCCACTTCGGCACCATTGGCCACGTCATCCAGCTGCTGCCCCTGCCCGATGGCACCGTGAAGGTGCTCGTGGAGGGCGTGCGCCGCGCCAAGGTCAAGCGCTTCCAGCCCAACGACGCCTTCTTCATGGTCGAGGTCGAGGACGTCGAGGAGGTCAGCGAGAAGTCCGTGGAGCTCGAGGCGCTCGTGCGCAGCGTGCACTCGGTCTTCGAGGCCTTCGTCAAGCTCAACAAGCGCATCCCGCCCGAGATGCTCATGCAGGTGGCGAGCATCGATGACCCGGCGCGCCTGGCCGACACCATCGTCGCCCACCTGTCGCTCAAGCTGAACGACAAGCAGGCGCTGCTCGAGACCGAGAGCCCCGCCAAGCGGCTCGAGAAGCTCTACGAGCTGATGCAGGGCGAGATCGAGATCCTCCAGGTCGAGAAGAAGATCCGCACGCGCGTCAAGAAGCAGATGGAGAAGACCCAGAAGGAGTACTACCTGAATGAGCAGATGCAGGCCATTCAGAAGGAGCTGGGCGAGCGCGACGAGTTCAAGAACGAGATCCAGGAGATCGAGGAGAAGCTCAAGAACAAGCGCATGAGCAAGGAGGCCACGCTCAAGGTCAAGAAGGAGCTCAAGAAGCTCCGGATGATGAGCCCGATGAGCGCCGAGGCCACTGTCGTGCGCAACTACATCGACTGGATCATCAGCCTGCCCTGGTACGAGGAGACCCAGGACCGTCTGGACGTCGTCGAGGCCGAGCGCGTGCTCAACGAGGACCACTACGGCCTCAAGCGCCCCAAGGAGCGCATCCTCGAGTACCTGGCCGTGCAGCAGCTGGTGAAGAAGCTCAAGGGCCCCGTGCTCTGCTTCGTGGGGCCTCCGGGCGTCGGCAAGACGTCGCTCGCGCGCTCCATCGCCCGCGCCACCGGCCGCAAGTTCGTGCGCCTGTCGCTCGGCGGCGTGCGCGACGAGGCGGAGATCCGCGGCCACCGGCGCACGTACATCGGCGCCATGCCCGGCAAGCTCATCCAGTCGCTCAAGAAGGCGGGCAGCAACAACCCCGTCTTCCTGCTCGATGAGATCGACAAGATGTCCACCGACTTCCGTGGCGACCCGAGCGCGGCGCTGCTGGAGGTGCTGGACCCCGAGCAGAACCACAACTTCAACGACCACTACCTGGACCTCGACTACGACCTGTCCAAGGTGATGTTCATCTGCACCGCGAACACGATGCACAACATCCCCGGTCCCCTCCAGGACCGCATGGAGGTCATCCGCATCGCCGGCTACACCGAGCCGGAGAAGCTCAACATCGCGCGGCGCTACCTCTTGCCCAAGGAGCAGGAGGCCAACGGTGTCGCGGACCTGAAGATCGAGTTCAAGGCCGAGGCCCTGCGCACCATCATCCACCGCTACACGCGCGAGTCCGGCGTGCGCTCGCTCGAGCGTGAGGTGGGTGGCGTGTACCGGAAGATCGCCCGGGACGTGCTCAAGAACGGCAAGCGCGACATCACCGTCGATCGCAAGCTGGTGATGAAGTACCTGGGCACCCCGCGCTTCCGCTACGGCATGGCCGAGCGCGAGGATCAGGTGGGCATCGTCACGGGCCTGGCCTGGACGGAGCTGGGCGGAGAGATCCTCACCACCGAGGCCACGGTGATGCCCGGCAAGGGCAAGCTCATCATCACCGGCAAGCTCGGCGAGGTGATGCAGGAGTCGGCCCAGGCCGCCATGTCCTACGTGCGCACGCGGGCGGACAAGTTCGGCATCGATCGCAAGATGTTCGAGAACTACGACATCCACGTGCACCTGCCCGAGGGCGCCATCCCCAAGGACGGCCCGTCCGCCGGTGTCACCATGTGCACCGCGCTCGTGTCCGCGCTCACCAAGGTCCAGGTGCGCCGCGACGTGGCCATGACGGGTGAAATCACCCTGCGCGGCCGTGTGCTGCCCATTGGCGGCCTCAAGGAGAAGACGCTCGCCGCGCACCGCGCCGGCATCAAGACCGTCCTCATCCCCAAGGCGAACAAGAAGGACCTCAAGGACATCCCCAAGAAGATCCGCGCCCAGCTGAGAATCGTCCCGGTGGAGTTCGTGGACGACGTGCTGCGCGAGGCCCTCGTCCTGGAGAAGCCCGAGGAGTTCGGCCGCAAGACCGAGACGCCCAAGGTCACCGTGGAGCCCTCGGCGGCGGTGTAA